The region TGGGTCACCTGAGTACAATTGGTCGTAAGCTTTTGTACGAGCAAATTTAACTGTACGAAGTTTCATAACGAAATCATCAACGAATTCTTGGATTTCTGATTCAGTAAATGTACCACGAGCAAGGTCACGTTCTGCAAAGATATCCAATACGATTGGCACACGTCCTAGAGATGTAGCAGCACCGTTGATAACACGGCAGACAGCCATGAAGGCGATGTTAACCCATTGGATAGCTTCTTTAACGTTCATAGCTGGTTTGCGAACATCAACTCCGTAAAGGTCACCCAAGCGAACAACTTGTTGCAATGCTTGGTATTGAAGATTGATTTCTTCACGAAGACGGATTGTTTCTTCATCGATTTCTTCGATTGCATTCCAGTCGTTTACTTTTTCTTGCATCAAGTAGTCTGCACCGTAAAGAGCAAGACGTGCGTAAACACCGATGATACGTCCGCGTGAGTATGCATCTGGAAGACCAGTTACAGTGTGAGCGTGACGAGCGCGACGAATGTTTGAAGTGTAAGCACGGAAGATACCGTCGTTAACTGTTGTTACATATTTAGTAAAGATTTCGTGAACAGCTGGATCTGGTTCGTATCCATTTTCTTTCAAAGTAGTTTCAGCCATACGGATACCACCTTTTGGCATGAAGTTCAATTTGAAGAGTTCATCGTTTTGGATACCGAAGATAACTTCGTTTTCTTTATCGATAAATCCTGCTGGGATATCAGCGATAGATGTTGGACGAGTGTCCATTGGGAAACGAGTTTCTTCGTAGTGTGCTTTAGTTTCTTCTACAATTTTTTTGATGTGAAGTGAACGTTCTGTTGGTCCTGCAAGGAAGCTTTCGTCTCCATCATAAGGTGTGTAGTTAGCTTGTACGAAGCGTGATACACTTGCTTTTTCTTTCCAATCTACGCCTTTGAAGCCTTCCCAAGCTTTGTCAAAAATATCTTGTGCTTCAACAACTGTCTTAACAACCATGTTAATGTCCTCTTTTTTCTTTCTAGCAACAGTCATCTGTTACATTCATGAGACAAGTATACCACACAGTAACCGATTTCAACAAGTGGAAAATCCCTATTTTTGCACTTTCTTTTCTAAAACAGTCTATATTTTACCCTAAACTGTATTATATTTTTGAAAAAATAAAGTCCTTTTTCCTTTTTTTCAGAAAAAAGGGTATAATGAAAGAAAATAAGCAGTAAAAAGGGGGCTAGGCATGTTGATTTTTCCTTTGTTAAATGATTTGTCAAGAAAAATCATTCATATTGACATGGATGCCTTTTTTGCTGCAGTAGAAATCAGGGATAATCCTAAACTCAGAGGAAAACCTATCATTATCGGAAGCGACCCTCGGCAAACAGGTGGACGGGGAGTCGTTTCTACCTGTAGCTATGAGGCACGAGCTTTTGGTGTCCATTCAGCCATGAGCTCTAAGGAAGCCTATGAGCGTTGTCCCCAGGCCGTCTTCATCTCAGGGAATTATGAGAAGTACAAAGCTGTGGGATTTCAGATTCGAGCTATTTTCAAGCGCTATACAGATTTGATTGAACCTATGAGTATTGACGAAGCCTATTTGGATGTAACAGAAAATAAACTCGGTATCAAGTCAGCTGTCAAAATCGCTCGCCTCATTCAAGAGGATATCTGGCAAGAACTCCATCTAACTGCTTCTGCCGGTGTTTCCTACAACAAGTTCTTAGCTAAAATGGCGAGTGATTATCAAAAGCCACATGGTTTGACAGTGATTTTACCTGAACAAGCTGAAGATTTTCTCAAACAAATGGATATTTCCAAGTTTCATGGAGTAGGAAAAAAGACGGTAGAACGTCTTCATCAAATGGGTGTTTTTACTGGCGCTGACCTACTTGAAGTTCCTGAAGTGACTCTGATAGACCGTTTTGGTAGACTGGGTTATGACCTTTATCGAAAGGCTCGAGGTATCCACAATTCTCCCGTTAAATCCAATCGCATCCGTAAATCAATCGGGAAAGAGAAAACCTATGGTAAGATTCTCCAGGATGACGAAGATATCAAAAAAGAGCTGACTCTTCTCTCTGAAAAAGTAGCTCACAATCTCAGCAAGCAGGACAAAGCTGGAAAAATCATTATCCTAAAGATTCGTTATACTGACTTCTCTACTCTCACTAGACGAAAAAGCCTCCCACAAGCTACACAGGATGCTAGCCAAATTGCGCAAACGGCCCTACAACTATACGAGGAACTAGCTGAAAAAGAAAAAGGTATCCGTCTACTAGGAATCACAGTGACTGGATTTTAAAACCTTGAAGAGTCTGAACCCTTCAAGGTTTTTCTTATACAAATAAACGCACAAAACTATAGAGCAACAAGACACTACCGAGTACGATACGGTATTTACCAAAAAGGGTAAAGTCGTGTTTTTTTACATAGCTTGTCAAGAAGCGAATAGCCACCATGCTAACTGCAAAAGCTACTCCCATAGCGACCAAGAGCAAAAACAATTGCCCAAAACTCAAGAGCTGTCCTGCTTTTATAAATTTAAAAATCTTTAAGGCACTGGCTCCAAACATAACAGGAATTCCAAGATAGAAGGTAAATTCTGTCACAACAGAACGACTAGTTCCATTCAACAAACCACCGACAATCGTTGCTCCAGAACGGCTTGTCCCTGGTAAAAGGGCAAGAACTTGGAAGAGTCCGATATAGAAAGCTGTCGTATAAGGAAGCTTGTCCAACTCTGTCACACTTGGCTCTATAGCACGCGCTTTATTGCGCTTTTCCAAATAGATAAAGGCAATCCCATAGATAATCAACATGAGAGCAACTGAAACCATATTATGGAAGTGAGTATCAAACCAATCATCAAATTTAAAGACGGCAAGTAAAGGCAAAGTGGCAACCAAGACCTTCAACCACAGTCTCCAAGTCTTACGAACTTCCTGCTTGTCTTTACCCGGTTTAAAGGGATTGAGCTTATTAAAGTAAATCACCATAACCGCCAAAATCGCACCAAGCTGAATCACGACATTAAACATGGACATAAAGACTTCATTTTGATTTTGGTATTGGATAAATTCCTCTGCTAAAATCAAGTGACCTGTACTTGAAATCGGCAGCCATTCCGTAATTCCTTCAACAATCCCAAAGAAGATAGATTTTAAAATTTCAATAAGATACATAGATTACTCCTTTTTCTATCTTCCATTATAGCATATTTTTTCAGCCAGTGATAGCTCTCTTTAAAAGGCGCCGATACTGCCACCGCCTCCGCCTCCAGAGAAGCCTCCGCCAGAACTTCCACTTCCAGAAGATACGGAGTAGGTACTTGCTGTATTTGCGACACTGGCATAATGGCTCATTTGCGCGCTTGAATGATAAAACATACTATGCCAACCATAAGCTACATATAGATTGATATCTGGATTTTCCACTTGGATATGATGAACCTTCATCAAATGGCTGACCTTGTCCGCATAGCCAAATAAGGTTGCATAGACCAAGAGGCGATTCCAGACCACAATACTTTCCAATTCAGCCTGATCCAATCGTGCAATCTCACGCAACATATTTTCAAAACTGGTCCAGAGATAGTATACTTCTGCTCCTGCTTCATTTAGGACACCATCACGATTATCTAATCGAAGCTTCCAATAATAGAAAACAGCCAAAACCAAACCTAGAAAACCAAGTATTGGCAAGGGGATGTAAAGATATCCATAAACATCCAAACTGTACAAGAACAAACCAAATCCGATAAATAGGGACAAGATAGTCAAGACACCCATACCTACTTGCAAGGCCTTTTCCCCACCAGTTAAAAGACGATAATAATCTGGAAGTCCCCAGAAGATAACCCGATTTCTCACTCCTTCTTGCATCTCTTTCAATACTTCTTCAAAAGAAGATTTGAGCTGACGCCCCTTTGCTTGAATCCGTTTTTCATCAGAAACTTTTGCTCTACGATAAAGACTATCAGATACCTTGTAATCCGCAAACAAATTGGAAAGAGTTTCTTCTTTTTTGCCTGAAAAAGCTAGATTTAGACAGTCTTTCTCAAAACTGGACAAACCGTCTTCTTTTACCAGTCTCAAGCCAACTGCATCTCCCTCTGAAATAATAGAGACATTTCCACGGTCAATCACATCTAACAAGGTAGCTTGAATAAGTTGGTCAAAGGTGAATTTGCCAGCTCCTTTGGTTAGAGGACTCACTTCATCCAAGGAAGTCGAGTAGACAGCCTCTGATAAAACCATAGGTTCTAATTCCATTGGTGGTTCATAGAGACGATGATTTTTGGCATATTTAACCGAAGGAGTGGTCTTTCTTCTATAGATGAAATAGAAGCAGACGCTCAATAACAGAGAGATGGAAAGTATGGAAGGAAACACCCAAGTAACGAGTTGTTTACTCTGATCTTTTTCTTTAAAAATCGAGTCTTCTATCTTATTAAACTCTTCTAAACGATTCCCTTTCAATCCCTGATCCCTAGCGCTAGCAAAATCGGTCCGAGGCCAATAGGCATGTAACTCAACTCCACGTTTAGCCGGAAGATTGTCTAAACGGATAGTATAATCAAGGTTACTCTTTTCAACCGTTCCCTCTCTAAAAAGTTTCCCTGTATGGAAAAAGAGTTTTTCAGCTCCCTTATCTCCCCTTACATGAAATTCAAACTTTCCAATAGTCCCTGAACTATCTGTTAAAGGTTGCCAATTTAATTCAGCGATATCATCATAAAGGAAAAGCAAATTCTTTAAGTTCCAGACAAGGTCAACTTCAACTGTGTCGCCATCTTGACCTGGATTATAAACTTTAACAGTATAACCATCTGCCCCTTCTATCACTTCGCTAGTAACATCTGTCAGTTCAGCACCGTTTTTCGCGACCTGAACCTTTGGATGAGGGTCAATGTCAAATCCGCTAGGCATCTTGCCAGCCCGTCCAAGTCCCACAATTTGACCTTTAAAGTCCTCCTCAAACTGGTAAACTATCTTCTGTCTAAATTCTGCCGTATTGTCTGCATGAATATACAAATCTCCTTGATAAGAGTTTATCTTGAAATCAATGGCAAAAACAGAAAGTGGAAGAAGGCAAAACAAGCCTAACACCAGTAAGAAAAAAGTTTTTTTCATCAACTAAGCCCCCTTTTTATCTTTGCTATCATTATATCATTTTTTCTCAAGTAAGGGCTTACCTGTATTGAAAAATAGAGTTTTTTTCGATAAAATAGGAGACAGTTATTTTTTAATAGATTAGAAATAGGAGAAATCATGAGAAAAATATACTTATCTATTTTCACAAGTCTCTTGCTGATGCTGGGACTTGTCAATGTTGCTCAAGCCGATGAATATTTACGCATCGGGATGGAAGCAGCATATGCTCCCTTTAACTGGACTCAGGACGATGATAGCAATGGAGCTGTCAAAATCGATGGGACTAACCAGTATGCTAACGGATACGATGTTCAAATCGCCAAGAAAATCGCTAAGGACTTAGGTAAAGAACCTTTAGTTGTTAAAACCAAGTGGGAAGGTCTAGTCCCTGCCCTTACTTCTGGTAAGATTGACATGATTATCGCAGGTATGAGTCCAACTGCCGAACGCAAACAAGAAATTGCCTTTTCGAGCAGTTACTACACTAGCGAACCAGTTTTGCTTGTCAAAAAAGATTCTACTTATGCAAACGCAAAATCTTTGGATGACTTTAACGGTGCAAAAATCACTTCTCAACAAGGTGTCTACCTTTATGACTTGATTGGTCAAATCCCAGGCGCTAAAAAAGAAACTGCCATGGGAGACTTCGCTCAAATGCGCCAAGCACTTGAAGCTGGTGTTATCGATGCTTATGTTTCTGAACGACCAGAAGCTCTGACTGCTGAAGCTGCTAACTCTAAGTTCAAGATGGTTCAAGTAGAACCAGGTTTCAAAACTGGGGAAGAAGATACGGCTATTGCCATTGGACTTCGTAAAGATGACAATCGTATTAGTCAAATCAATACCAGCATTGAAACCATTTCAAAAGACGACCAAGTTGCCTTGATGGATCGTATGATCAAAGAGCAACCTGCCGAAGCTACAACAACTGAAGAGACTAGCAGTAGTTTCTTTAGCCAAGTCGCTAAAATTCTTTCTGAAAACTGGCAACAACTCTTGCGTGGTGCTGGTATCACTCTTTTAATCTCTATCGTCGGAACCATCACAGGTCTCATTATTGGACTTGCCATTGGTGTTTTCCGTACTGCTCCTCTGTCTGAGAATAAAGCCATTTATGGCCTACAAAAACTAGTTAGCTGGATCCTCAATGTCTACATTGAAATTTTCCGTGGTACCCCAATGATCGTTCAATCGATGGTTATCTACTATGGAACTGCCCAAGCTTTCGGTATCAACCTTGACCGTACACTAGCTGCTATCTTAATCGTTTCAATCAATACCGGTGCCTACATGACTGAAATCGTCCGTGGTGGTATCCTAGCAGTTGACAAGGGACAATTTGAAGCCGCAACTGCTCTTGGTATGACTCATAACCAAACCATGCGTAAGATTGTTCTACCTCAGGTAGTCCGTAACATCCTACCAGCAACTGGTAATGAATTTGTCATCAATATCAAAGATACATCTGTATTGAACGTTATCTCTGTTGTCGAACTTTATTTCTCAGGAAATACCGTGGCAACACAAACCTATCAATACTTCCAGACATTTACAATCATCGCCGTGATTTACTTTGTCCTCACCTTCACCGTAACACGTATCCTACGCTTTATTGAGCGCCGCATGGACATGGATACCTATACTACAGGTGCTAACCAAATGCAAACGGAGGATTTGAAATAATGACACAAGCAATCCTTGAAATTAAACACCTCAAAAAATCCTATGGACAAAACGAAGTGTTAAAAGACATTTCTCTCACTGTCCACAAGGGAGAAGTTATCTCTATCATCGGAAGCTCTGGAAGCGGAAAATCAACCTTCCTACGCTCCATCAACCTCCTTGAAACGCCAACTGATGGACAAATCCTTTATCATGGACAAAACGTCCTCGAAAAAGGCTATGACCTCACGCAATACCGTGAAAAGTTGGGGATGGTTTTCCAATCCTTTAACCTCTTTGAAAATCTCAACGTTCTTGAAAACACAATCGTCGCTCAGACAACTGTCCTTAAACGCGAACGTACAGAAGCTGAAAAGATTGCCAAAGAAAACCTTGAAAAGGTCGGCATGGGAGAACGCTACTGGCAAGCGAAACCAAAACAACTCTCAGGAGGTCAAAAACAACGTGTGGCCATCGCTCGTGCCCTCTCCATGAATCCGGACGCTATTCTCTTTGATGAACCAACATCAGCTCTCGATCCAGAAATGGTTGGAGAAGTCCTCAAAATCATGCAAGATCTGGCTCAGGAAGGCTTGACTATGATTGTCGTAACTCACGAAATGGAATTCGCCCGTGATGTCTCTCACCGTGTTATCTTTATGGATAAGGGTGTGATTGCTGAAGAAGGCAAGCCAGAAGACCTCTTCACCAATCCTAAAGAAGACCGTACAAAAGAGTTCCTTCAACGTTATCTCAAATAAAAAGAAAAGGCTGCATCAACCGTGCAGTCTTTTTACTAGCCAAAAAATGAAAAGGCAGACCCTATTCAAGAATCCACCATTATCCAAAGATTAATCTTCAAATTTTTCATGATTTTTATCATAGAAATCAATTAAACCTAGAGCCGTTTCAAACGAAATATTTTTTACTTTTGCACGCCCCTGAGCTAGAGCAATGATAGACATTTCACGCGCATTCGTTTCTTTAGAGATACGGTAGCCTGTGATTTTCTTATCACGAACCCAGCCAACAACTGATTCTACTTTTTCAAAGTTTGACTTAGCCATGTCCTTCTCCTATTTTCTTATTTACGATATTTAATTGTATACGTTTTTATGCTTTTTGTCAATAAAAAAACATATATTCAATAAAATAAACGCCCTTATTTTTACTTGCTATCTTATTAAAGCTGATAATATGTAGGTTTTTCATTGCCGAAAACAATTTTTATAGCTCTTTAAAATAACTGTATTATTAAACCTTATTTATGTAATAATATTTATATTTGACAGATGCTGATTCTCGATAATCTAGACATATTCTAGTCTTATTTCATATTATTTATTCCACTGCAAAACAAAAAAATTTGACAAAATAATCTTCTGCTCTAAACCATTTCTAACGAGTATTTTTCTCCTTTTAGACTTTTCCTGTCTACACCAGCATTCAATCATTTGGTCAACTGGACCAGTTATTTACTTTATCAAGTTTACTTTTTATTTCTCCTACCCATTAAAAGGCGAGTAGCTAGGAAACCGTAGTATTCTATGTTTCATTTTTTCTACGGTCTTCATCTTACGAGTATCCCGTCACTCTTCTCAGTAACCTCAGTTTAAGACATCTCATTAGTATTGATTATTTCTTCTAATTCCTATTATATTTAGAAAAATTTCATATTAGCTATATATAAAATAGTAGATTCCAAAAAACTCCTTACATATAACAAGTAATTTTACTCCCTTACTATAAACTGAATCAAAAAAACATAGGTACTATAATGAGTTATGATAGAAATAGCGTAATCGATTTCCTAAGTCCATAGGAATCGCCCCCTTTCTTCACCCTCATTATAGCACCTATACATCAGTTGTGCAAATAATATGATATTTTTTTATTAGTCCTCAGACAAGCATATTATAGAGCGTTTCATTACCATTTAAGTTAATATAAGATGGATCAAAACCTTCCATTCGACGAATCAAGCCTGCATAATCATGCTTATCTGCCAAGGCAATCCCAATCAATACTGGGCCTGTCCCCTTGCTAGCTCGTTTGATATACTCAAAACGTGTGATATCATCATTTGGCCCCAAGATATCATTTACAAACTCACGCAAAGCCCCCGGACGCTGTGGAAAATTAACCACAAAGTAATGCTTGATCCCATCATAAATCAAGGCACGCTCTTCCATTTCCGGCATACGGTTGATATCATTATTTCCTCCAGAAATGATACAACAAATGGTTTTCCCCTTGATATATTCAGCCAAAACCTCTAAAGAAGCGATACTAGCAGCTCCAGCAGGTTCTGCGACAATCCCTTGCTTAGAGTAGAGGTCAATCAAGGTTTCAGAAATCAATCCCTCATCGACACCTACCAAAGTTTGAACATGTTGACGAGTTGCCTCATAGGTCAACTGTCCTACCTTTTGCACAGCAATCCCATCTGCAAATTTGTCAATTTCTTTTAGTTTGACAGGCCCACCAGCTTCAAAGGCAGCCTTCATAGAACGCGCTCCATTAGCCTCTACCCCAATGACTTCAATTTCTGGACTTGTTTCCTTGATATAGGTAGAAACCCCAGCAATGAGACCACCGCCGCCAACAGGAACCAAAATAGCATCAAAATCAATCGATTCTTTTCGAGCTTCTTCTAAAATCTCATAAGCAACGGTCCCTTGACCTGCTTGAACATGGGCATCATCAAAGGGATCAATAAAGGTACGATTTTCAGAGACTGTAAATTCTTGAGCTGCCTTAGCAGAAGCATCAAAGGTATCTCCAACTAGTTTAATGGTTACAAAGTCCCCACCAAAAAAGCGAACTTGACCAATCTTTTGTTGCGGAGTAGTAATGGGCATAAAGATAGTAGCAGGAATTTTCATCTCATTACAAGTATAGGCAACTCCCTGCGCATGATTTCCCGCAGAAGCACAGACTACCCCACGCTCACGCTCTTCCTTGCTGAGCTGCGAAATGGCATAATAGGCACCACGAATCTTAAAAGAACGAACACGTTGAGCATTTTCCTTTTTCAAATAAATCTTAGCACCATACTTCTCCGATAAATAATGGTCATAATCCAGTGGGGTATTAACGACCACACCATTCAAGACCTTGTGAGCCTTGATTATATCTTTTGAACTTAACATCATTTTCTCCTAGACTATCTCATACTATCACAATCCATCCTCTTAAAAGAGAGATAAATTGACTATAAAAGCGAGTTAGTCCCCCAACTCGCCTTCACCTTAATTTCTATCAATTAGTTATAGATTTTGAATGCATCATCGTCATTTTTACCAACAAATGGCATTGCTTTACGCAATTCTGCACCAACTTTTTCAATTTCAAGGTTAGCTGCTTGTTCACGGTAAGCAGTCAATTTTGGACGTCCAGCTTTATAGTCATTTACAAAGTCATTTGCAAATTTACCATTTTGGATGTCTGCCAAGACAGCTTTCATGTTTTCTTTAACTTGTTCAGTAATTACACGTGGACCTGATACATAATCACCGTACTCAGCAGTATTTGAAATAGATTGACGCATTTTCTTGAATCCACCTTCGTAGATCAAGTCAACAATCAATTTCATTTCGTGAAGAACTTCAAAGTAAGCCAATTCTGGAGCGTAACCTGCTTCTGTCAAGACTTCGAAACCTGCTTCGATAAGGGCAGTCAAACCACCACAAAGTACAGCTTGTTCACCAAACAAATCTTCTTCAGTTTCTTCTTTGTAAGTTGTTTCAAGAAGACCTACACGAGCTGCTCCAACACCTTTACACCAGTCCATAGCAATGTTTTTCGCATTTCCTGTTGCATCTTGATATACTGCATAAAGAGCTGGAACACCAAATCCTTCTTCATAAGTACGACGTACCAAGTGTCCTGGTCCTTTAGGAGCACACATGAAGACATCTACATCCGCAGGAACTTTGATAAACTCAAAGTGGATATTGAAACCATGAGCAAATCCAACTGCGTTTCCAGCTTCCAAGTTTGGAGCGATTTCTGCTTCGTACAATTCTTGTTGGATTTCATCTGGTGCCAAAATCATGATAACATCAGCCAATTTAGTTGCTTCTGCTACTGTGTAAGTGTCAAATCCATCTTCTTTTGCTTTGTCAAAAGATTTACCTGGACGTACACCGATGATGACATCGCGACCTGAATCACGCAAGTTTTGAGCATGCGCATGTCCTTGCGAACCATAACCAATAACGGCGATTTTTTTACCGTCAAGTGCTGCTACTTTAACATCTTTTTCGTATTCCATTTGAACTGCCATAGTTTTTCTCTCTTTTCTATTATTTATTGCCTTTTAGGCTGGTTTAACAAATTTAAAATATTTTTATACTCAATGAAAATCAAAGAGCAAATTAGGAAGCTAGCCACAGACTGCTCAAAGCACTGCTTTGAGGTTGTAAATAAGACTGACGGAGTCAGTAACATATACCTACGGCAAGGCAAAGCTGACGTGATTTGAAGAGATTTTCGAAGAGTATTAATCGCGGGTAAATCCAGTTGCACCAGTTCGAGCAATATTGCGAATACCGTATGGTCGAATGACTCGCAATAGGGCTTCACTCTTTTCAGCATTTCCTGTCATTTGAATGGTAATCGAGCTTGGCGCTACGTCTACCACTGTTGCACGGAAAGGTTGAATAATGGCTAGAATCTCAGCACGCTTCTCTGCTGGCGCTGACATCT is a window of Streptococcus mitis DNA encoding:
- the dinB gene encoding DNA polymerase IV yields the protein MLIFPLLNDLSRKIIHIDMDAFFAAVEIRDNPKLRGKPIIIGSDPRQTGGRGVVSTCSYEARAFGVHSAMSSKEAYERCPQAVFISGNYEKYKAVGFQIRAIFKRYTDLIEPMSIDEAYLDVTENKLGIKSAVKIARLIQEDIWQELHLTASAGVSYNKFLAKMASDYQKPHGLTVILPEQAEDFLKQMDISKFHGVGKKTVERLHQMGVFTGADLLEVPEVTLIDRFGRLGYDLYRKARGIHNSPVKSNRIRKSIGKEKTYGKILQDDEDIKKELTLLSEKVAHNLSKQDKAGKIIILKIRYTDFSTLTRRKSLPQATQDASQIAQTALQLYEELAEKEKGIRLLGITVTGF
- a CDS encoding undecaprenyl-diphosphate phosphatase, producing MYLIEILKSIFFGIVEGITEWLPISSTGHLILAEEFIQYQNQNEVFMSMFNVVIQLGAILAVMVIYFNKLNPFKPGKDKQEVRKTWRLWLKVLVATLPLLAVFKFDDWFDTHFHNMVSVALMLIIYGIAFIYLEKRNKARAIEPSVTELDKLPYTTAFYIGLFQVLALLPGTSRSGATIVGGLLNGTSRSVVTEFTFYLGIPVMFGASALKIFKFIKAGQLLSFGQLFLLLVAMGVAFAVSMVAIRFLTSYVKKHDFTLFGKYRIVLGSVLLLYSFVRLFV
- a CDS encoding DUF2207 domain-containing protein, with the translated sequence MKKTFFLLVLGLFCLLPLSVFAIDFKINSYQGDLYIHADNTAEFRQKIVYQFEEDFKGQIVGLGRAGKMPSGFDIDPHPKVQVAKNGAELTDVTSEVIEGADGYTVKVYNPGQDGDTVEVDLVWNLKNLLFLYDDIAELNWQPLTDSSGTIGKFEFHVRGDKGAEKLFFHTGKLFREGTVEKSNLDYTIRLDNLPAKRGVELHAYWPRTDFASARDQGLKGNRLEEFNKIEDSIFKEKDQSKQLVTWVFPSILSISLLLSVCFYFIYRRKTTPSVKYAKNHRLYEPPMELEPMVLSEAVYSTSLDEVSPLTKGAGKFTFDQLIQATLLDVIDRGNVSIISEGDAVGLRLVKEDGLSSFEKDCLNLAFSGKKEETLSNLFADYKVSDSLYRRAKVSDEKRIQAKGRQLKSSFEEVLKEMQEGVRNRVIFWGLPDYYRLLTGGEKALQVGMGVLTILSLFIGFGLFLYSLDVYGYLYIPLPILGFLGLVLAVFYYWKLRLDNRDGVLNEAGAEVYYLWTSFENMLREIARLDQAELESIVVWNRLLVYATLFGYADKVSHLMKVHHIQVENPDINLYVAYGWHSMFYHSSAQMSHYASVANTASTYSVSSGSGSSGGGFSGGGGGGSIGAF
- a CDS encoding ABC transporter substrate-binding protein/permease, producing MRKIYLSIFTSLLLMLGLVNVAQADEYLRIGMEAAYAPFNWTQDDDSNGAVKIDGTNQYANGYDVQIAKKIAKDLGKEPLVVKTKWEGLVPALTSGKIDMIIAGMSPTAERKQEIAFSSSYYTSEPVLLVKKDSTYANAKSLDDFNGAKITSQQGVYLYDLIGQIPGAKKETAMGDFAQMRQALEAGVIDAYVSERPEALTAEAANSKFKMVQVEPGFKTGEEDTAIAIGLRKDDNRISQINTSIETISKDDQVALMDRMIKEQPAEATTTEETSSSFFSQVAKILSENWQQLLRGAGITLLISIVGTITGLIIGLAIGVFRTAPLSENKAIYGLQKLVSWILNVYIEIFRGTPMIVQSMVIYYGTAQAFGINLDRTLAAILIVSINTGAYMTEIVRGGILAVDKGQFEAATALGMTHNQTMRKIVLPQVVRNILPATGNEFVINIKDTSVLNVISVVELYFSGNTVATQTYQYFQTFTIIAVIYFVLTFTVTRILRFIERRMDMDTYTTGANQMQTEDLK
- a CDS encoding amino acid ABC transporter ATP-binding protein, translating into MTQAILEIKHLKKSYGQNEVLKDISLTVHKGEVISIIGSSGSGKSTFLRSINLLETPTDGQILYHGQNVLEKGYDLTQYREKLGMVFQSFNLFENLNVLENTIVAQTTVLKRERTEAEKIAKENLEKVGMGERYWQAKPKQLSGGQKQRVAIARALSMNPDAILFDEPTSALDPEMVGEVLKIMQDLAQEGLTMIVVTHEMEFARDVSHRVIFMDKGVIAEEGKPEDLFTNPKEDRTKEFLQRYLK
- the ilvA gene encoding threonine ammonia-lyase IlvA gives rise to the protein MLSSKDIIKAHKVLNGVVVNTPLDYDHYLSEKYGAKIYLKKENAQRVRSFKIRGAYYAISQLSKEERERGVVCASAGNHAQGVAYTCNEMKIPATIFMPITTPQQKIGQVRFFGGDFVTIKLVGDTFDASAKAAQEFTVSENRTFIDPFDDAHVQAGQGTVAYEILEEARKESIDFDAILVPVGGGGLIAGVSTYIKETSPEIEVIGVEANGARSMKAAFEAGGPVKLKEIDKFADGIAVQKVGQLTYEATRQHVQTLVGVDEGLISETLIDLYSKQGIVAEPAGAASIASLEVLAEYIKGKTICCIISGGNNDINRMPEMEERALIYDGIKHYFVVNFPQRPGALREFVNDILGPNDDITRFEYIKRASKGTGPVLIGIALADKHDYAGLIRRMEGFDPSYINLNGNETLYNMLV
- the ilvC gene encoding ketol-acid reductoisomerase translates to MAVQMEYEKDVKVAALDGKKIAVIGYGSQGHAHAQNLRDSGRDVIIGVRPGKSFDKAKEDGFDTYTVAEATKLADVIMILAPDEIQQELYEAEIAPNLEAGNAVGFAHGFNIHFEFIKVPADVDVFMCAPKGPGHLVRRTYEEGFGVPALYAVYQDATGNAKNIAMDWCKGVGAARVGLLETTYKEETEEDLFGEQAVLCGGLTALIEAGFEVLTEAGYAPELAYFEVLHEMKLIVDLIYEGGFKKMRQSISNTAEYGDYVSGPRVITEQVKENMKAVLADIQNGKFANDFVNDYKAGRPKLTAYREQAANLEIEKVGAELRKAMPFVGKNDDDAFKIYN